The DNA region TTCACACCCCATTACAAAGCATATTTAATTTTGTCTTGTCAACTATTGTAGCATACCGTAAACTAATACCTAAATATGGTTTAGCATTGTTTCGTATCGTTTTGTTATGTCTTTACCAACGAAAAAGAACTATTTCAACAATATGGAGCAAATTCGGGAGGAGAAATGAAATTGAATACAAAGATAAATTCTGCGAAGCCAGTCATCAAGTTTGACCGGAATGAATTTGCGGGTGCGTTTGGCGATATCGGTACCGATTTGCCTTTGCTTATTGGAATGATTGTTGCGGCTGGGCTGAATAGTGCAAGCGCCTTAATCATGTTTGGGGTGATGCAGATTTTCACCGCTTTAAGATACAGGATGCCCATGCCCGTTCAGCCACTGAAAGCTATGGCAGCGATCGTCATTACACAAAAGCTGAGTGGAAATATTCTTTACGGTGGTGGCTTGGCCGT from Ferviditalea candida includes:
- a CDS encoding putative sulfate/molybdate transporter, whose amino-acid sequence is MKLNTKINSAKPVIKFDRNEFAGAFGDIGTDLPLLIGMIVAAGLNSASALIMFGVMQIFTALRYRMPMPVQPLKAMAAIVITQKLSGNILYGGGLAVGILMLLLTLTGLIDWIARIVPKVVIRGMQLGLGLQLATLSLKEYVQADSV